A genomic window from Halorubrum lacusprofundi ATCC 49239 includes:
- a CDS encoding DUF6432 family protein — protein MAAKPEYRDRPDVEVALLDALVDRGDEGMTVLELRAAVDANIDAVEEALSALKADSLITVESEERVRVYPHDRVVPDPEDQIEDGSDTLVDAVRDRLGL, from the coding sequence ATGGCCGCAAAGCCGGAATACCGCGACCGGCCGGACGTCGAGGTCGCACTGCTGGACGCGCTCGTCGACCGCGGCGACGAGGGCATGACGGTGCTGGAGCTGCGCGCGGCTGTCGACGCCAACATCGACGCCGTCGAGGAGGCGTTATCGGCGCTGAAGGCGGACTCGCTCATCACCGTCGAGAGCGAAGAACGGGTGCGCGTGTACCCGCACGACCGCGTCGTTCCCGATCCCGAAGACCAGATCGAGGACGGCTCGGACACCCTCGTCGACGCCGTCCGCGACCGGCTCGGACTGTAG
- a CDS encoding archaemetzincin family Zn-dependent metalloprotease translates to MLVDIVPVGEVTPRVKREASAALRSVYDCDVTVHDDQPIPGTAYDEGRDQYRAEDLIETVGRVGGGEKNIGITPRDLYYRRRNYVFGLAYLNGNGSVISTHRLRTSSDGGVSTKPAVDVFADRVRKEVVHEIGHTLGLEHCDNSKCVMSFSPTVREVDVKEENLCGTCSRLVR, encoded by the coding sequence ATGCTCGTGGACATCGTCCCAGTCGGGGAGGTCACCCCCCGCGTGAAACGCGAGGCCTCCGCCGCGCTCCGTTCGGTATACGACTGCGACGTGACCGTCCACGACGATCAGCCGATCCCCGGGACGGCCTACGACGAAGGCCGCGATCAGTACCGCGCCGAGGACCTCATCGAAACGGTCGGCCGCGTCGGCGGCGGCGAAAAGAATATCGGGATCACTCCGCGCGACCTCTACTACCGCCGTCGGAACTACGTGTTTGGGCTCGCCTACCTCAACGGTAACGGCTCCGTGATTTCGACCCACCGGCTTCGCACCTCCTCCGACGGGGGCGTCTCGACCAAGCCCGCGGTCGACGTGTTCGCCGACCGCGTCCGCAAGGAGGTCGTCCACGAGATTGGCCACACGCTCGGACTAGAGCACTGCGACAACAGCAAGTGCGTCATGTCCTTCTCGCCGACCGTTCGCGAGGTCGACGTGAAAGAGGAGAACCTCTGTGGAACCTGTTCGCGACTCGTGCGGTAG
- a CDS encoding UPF0146 family protein: MVSHSRRALVDELAEHDRLVEVGVGDRLAVARALAERGCRVVAVDVDPGDRSRAAAQEVRDEAVDGSIRVRRGDVLALADQVSGSETAPLADADGRVAIDAVYACNLPAELQRPTVALADRLDATCVFTTLGFEEPVVPVRRRFVSGTALYVARDGGRGKRSSGPE, from the coding sequence GTGGTTTCACACTCACGTCGCGCGCTGGTCGACGAACTCGCGGAACACGACCGCCTCGTGGAAGTCGGCGTCGGAGACCGTCTGGCGGTCGCGCGGGCGCTTGCGGAGCGAGGCTGTCGCGTCGTCGCCGTCGATGTCGATCCCGGAGACAGATCGCGAGCGGCAGCACAAGAGGTCCGAGACGAGGCGGTCGACGGGTCGATTCGCGTCCGGCGGGGAGATGTGCTGGCGCTCGCCGATCAAGTGAGCGGGAGCGAAACCGCTCCCCTCGCCGACGCAGACGGCCGCGTCGCGATCGATGCGGTGTACGCGTGTAACCTCCCGGCCGAACTCCAGCGTCCGACAGTCGCCCTCGCCGACCGTCTCGACGCTACCTGCGTATTCACCACCCTCGGGTTTGAGGAACCGGTCGTCCCGGTCCGGCGTCGCTTCGTCTCGGGAACCGCGCTGTACGTTGCGCGGGACGGCGGGCGCGGGAAGCGGTCGTCCGGCCCCGAGTGA
- a CDS encoding TIGR01548 family HAD-type hydrolase, whose amino-acid sequence MQVDAVVLDIDGVLVDVADSYRRAIIESVERVCDKTIDRDAIQLFKDAGGFNNDWELTDAAALYVLARREGLGMDVETFTGRIAEGGGGLDAAKEVVGDLPRVAQARVRDQWDTERLRETFQALYLGEELYRELEGGAPPLSAPGYIHDEPTLVEPETIADLTDRFDVGVLTGRPAAEAEIALERVGLDVPEDRRFTMDDWEEGKPHPRALVTLAERFDADRIAFIGDTLDDVRTARNADDEDASRVYYGIGVLTGGLTGDEGRRKFAENGADAVVEDVNELVELLE is encoded by the coding sequence ATGCAGGTCGACGCAGTCGTCCTCGACATCGACGGGGTGTTGGTCGACGTAGCGGACTCCTACCGGCGGGCGATCATCGAGTCCGTCGAACGGGTGTGTGACAAGACGATCGATCGCGACGCGATTCAGTTGTTCAAGGACGCCGGTGGGTTCAACAACGACTGGGAGCTGACTGACGCGGCCGCCCTCTACGTGCTGGCCCGCCGGGAGGGGCTCGGGATGGATGTCGAGACCTTCACCGGTCGGATCGCCGAGGGCGGGGGCGGGCTTGACGCTGCGAAGGAGGTCGTCGGCGACCTCCCCCGAGTCGCGCAGGCGCGGGTCCGCGACCAGTGGGATACCGAGCGACTCCGCGAGACGTTTCAGGCGCTGTACCTCGGCGAGGAGCTGTACCGCGAGCTGGAGGGCGGCGCCCCCCCGCTGTCGGCGCCGGGGTACATCCACGACGAGCCGACCTTGGTGGAGCCGGAGACGATCGCTGACCTGACCGACCGGTTCGACGTTGGCGTGTTGACGGGGCGGCCCGCCGCCGAGGCGGAGATCGCCTTGGAGCGCGTCGGCCTCGACGTGCCCGAAGATCGGCGGTTCACGATGGACGACTGGGAGGAGGGGAAGCCGCATCCGCGGGCGCTGGTGACTCTCGCGGAGCGGTTCGACGCCGACCGGATCGCCTTCATCGGGGACACCCTCGACGACGTGCGAACCGCGCGCAACGCCGACGATGAAGACGCGAGCCGCGTCTACTACGGGATCGGCGTCCTCACCGGCGGCCTGACCGGTGACGAGGGGCGCCGGAAGTTCGCCGAAAACGGAGCCGACGCGGTCGTCGAGGACGTGAACGAACTCGTCGAGCTGTTGGAGTAA
- the cca gene encoding CCA tRNA nucleotidyltransferase, producing the protein MDDLEAVLSRVRDRAVPEPAERDRLRTVAVELADRTREAIADLPVDADVVQVGSTARDTWVSGDRDIDLFVRFDAALDREQLEEYGLAVGHAVLPDGHEEYAEHPYVKGTYEGFDVDLVPCHDVETAGDLISAVDRTPFHDAYLSARLDEGLADDVVLAKAFLKGIGAYGSDLRTEGFSGYLTELLVLELGGFVPLVESARSWHPPVEFDPEGHAERTFDDPLVVVDPTDPTRNVAAVLSAENLARFQHYARELLAAPSEAPFEPVDPAPLDPTDVRDHLDRRETTPVAVVFDAPDLVDDQLWPQLRRSLDGIVRGLNDRGFDVLRARAMTDGSGPEADGDGAKRAALYAELEVAERPAVTRHEGPPVAVRKHAASFYESYADDVDPETYGPFIDGDRYVVEREREFTTVREYLESDAAGDVALGAQVEREFAERDVLVGDAVATLAPAFGVPLREFYEPHP; encoded by the coding sequence ATGGACGATCTCGAGGCGGTGCTGTCGCGCGTTCGCGACCGGGCGGTCCCCGAGCCCGCGGAGCGCGACCGCCTGCGAACGGTCGCCGTCGAGCTCGCCGATCGGACGCGCGAGGCGATTGCCGACCTCCCCGTCGACGCCGATGTGGTACAGGTGGGGTCGACCGCTCGCGACACGTGGGTCTCCGGCGACCGCGACATCGATCTCTTCGTGCGGTTCGACGCCGCCCTCGACCGCGAACAGCTAGAGGAGTACGGGCTCGCCGTCGGCCACGCCGTCCTCCCGGACGGCCACGAGGAGTACGCGGAACACCCCTACGTGAAAGGCACTTACGAGGGGTTCGACGTGGATCTGGTCCCCTGTCACGACGTGGAGACCGCCGGCGACCTGATCTCCGCCGTCGACCGGACCCCGTTCCACGACGCATACCTCTCCGCGCGGCTGGATGAGGGACTCGCCGACGACGTGGTGCTTGCGAAGGCGTTCCTGAAGGGAATCGGCGCGTACGGGAGCGACCTCCGCACCGAGGGGTTCTCGGGGTACCTCACCGAGCTGCTCGTCTTGGAACTGGGCGGGTTCGTCCCCCTCGTGGAGTCCGCCCGGAGCTGGCACCCGCCCGTGGAATTCGATCCCGAAGGGCACGCCGAGCGGACCTTCGACGACCCGCTCGTCGTGGTCGATCCGACCGATCCGACGCGGAACGTCGCGGCCGTCCTCTCGGCCGAGAACCTCGCTCGGTTCCAGCACTACGCCCGCGAACTGCTTGCAGCCCCGAGCGAGGCGCCGTTCGAACCGGTGGATCCGGCTCCGCTGGACCCTACCGACGTTCGCGACCATCTCGACCGACGGGAAACGACTCCGGTAGCCGTCGTGTTCGACGCGCCCGACCTAGTTGACGACCAGCTGTGGCCGCAGCTCCGTCGGTCGCTTGACGGGATCGTTCGGGGGTTGAACGATCGCGGCTTCGACGTGCTCCGTGCGCGCGCGATGACGGACGGGAGCGGTCCGGAGGCTGACGGAGACGGAGCCAAGCGCGCCGCGCTGTACGCCGAACTGGAAGTCGCAGAGCGGCCGGCCGTCACACGCCACGAAGGGCCGCCGGTCGCGGTGCGGAAACACGCCGCGAGCTTCTACGAGTCGTACGCCGACGACGTTGATCCGGAGACGTACGGCCCGTTCATCGACGGCGACCGGTACGTCGTCGAGCGCGAACGGGAGTTCACGACGGTCCGCGAGTACCTCGAAAGCGACGCGGCCGGCGATGTCGCGCTCGGTGCGCAGGTAGAACGAGAGTTCGCCGAGCGCGACGTGCTGGTCGGGGACGCGGTGGCGACGCTCGCGCCCGCGTTCGGGGTGCCGCTCAGGGAGTTCTACGAGCCGCACCCGTGA
- a CDS encoding fluoride efflux transporter FluC — MTDPLLALVLVGLGGAGGAVARHVVGLRIEGRGSVLAVNTLGSLTLGALLAAPIGSEATFLAVVGFCGAFTTFSSFAVETVSTAADGEGRTAAGFAAANLAAGVLAFLVGAAVGGVFG, encoded by the coding sequence GTGACCGATCCCCTGCTCGCGCTCGTCCTCGTGGGTCTCGGCGGGGCGGGCGGCGCAGTGGCGCGACACGTGGTTGGCCTCCGTATCGAGGGGCGCGGGTCGGTCTTGGCCGTCAACACGCTCGGGAGCCTCACGCTCGGCGCCCTCCTCGCCGCGCCGATCGGCTCGGAAGCGACGTTCCTGGCTGTCGTCGGATTCTGTGGCGCCTTCACGACGTTCTCCTCGTTCGCCGTCGAGACGGTCTCGACCGCAGCCGACGGAGAGGGTCGAACCGCGGCCGGGTTCGCGGCCGCAAACCTGGCGGCCGGGGTGCTGGCGTTCCTCGTCGGCGCGGCGGTCGGCGGGGTTTTCGGCTGA
- a CDS encoding fluoride efflux transporter FluC has translation MERTPLGFFLVALGGFVGAVARHGIDIAVGDATGAATLLVNVLGSFALGVLVTRAARHRTRLFVGTGMLSSFTTYSTFVGNAVTLGTTAGAAYVAVSYAAGFAAAAAGLFVGGRV, from the coding sequence ATGGAACGGACACCGCTCGGGTTCTTCCTCGTCGCGCTCGGGGGATTCGTCGGCGCCGTCGCCAGACACGGGATCGACATCGCCGTCGGTGACGCAACTGGGGCCGCAACGCTCCTCGTGAACGTCCTCGGCTCCTTCGCGCTGGGAGTGTTAGTCACACGCGCCGCGCGCCACCGAACGCGGCTGTTCGTCGGCACCGGCATGCTTTCCTCGTTCACCACGTACAGCACCTTCGTTGGCAACGCCGTGACGCTCGGGACGACTGCTGGCGCCGCCTACGTCGCCGTGAGCTACGCCGCCGGCTTTGCGGCCGCCGCGGCCGGCCTGTTCGTCGGAGGGCGAGTGTGA
- a CDS encoding ATP-binding protein, with protein sequence MYVLGRDTGSDDGTGSAGTNGEIGDERLPTVQLGSFLARDGSAGAAVGIDADSPHAGVVFGKRGTGKSYTLGVLAEGLAAASGVAPVVVDPMGVFDGLRATGGQVVEPRVRPAAIPPEAWPDLLGLDPASGPGSLVWRVVADALKSPEAGGSGESDESPSLATLRDRVDAADAPAADRRAAANHLRLAESWGVFDADAPPTVRLVGGGEPTVLDLAGVPEAAAAAVVRAVARGLYDARIDGDLDRLPWLLVDEAHAFFGGVADPALRTLLTRGRAPGVSLVCATQRPGALPSVAVSQSDLLVAHRLTAERDLDRLAEAEATYLAGDLASRLPTETGEALVVDDATETAHTVRIRERRTPHGGGSPSASGTAAAKSEDPR encoded by the coding sequence ATGTATGTGCTCGGACGCGACACCGGCTCGGATGATGGGACCGGGTCAGCCGGCACGAACGGCGAGATCGGCGACGAACGGCTCCCAACCGTCCAGCTCGGGTCGTTCCTCGCACGCGACGGCAGCGCCGGGGCCGCGGTCGGGATTGACGCCGACAGCCCGCACGCCGGCGTCGTCTTCGGTAAGCGGGGCACCGGCAAGTCGTACACACTCGGCGTCCTTGCGGAGGGGCTCGCGGCGGCCAGCGGCGTCGCGCCGGTTGTGGTCGATCCAATGGGCGTCTTCGACGGGCTTCGGGCGACTGGCGGACAGGTCGTCGAACCACGGGTCCGCCCAGCGGCGATTCCCCCAGAGGCGTGGCCGGACCTGCTCGGGCTCGACCCGGCGAGCGGGCCGGGAAGTCTGGTGTGGCGCGTCGTCGCTGACGCCCTCAAATCCCCTGAGGCGGGGGGTTCGGGTGAATCGGACGAATCGCCGTCGCTCGCGACGCTCCGCGATCGAGTCGACGCCGCAGACGCGCCCGCTGCAGATCGCCGCGCGGCCGCAAACCACCTGCGGCTCGCGGAGTCGTGGGGCGTGTTCGACGCGGACGCACCGCCGACCGTCCGGCTCGTCGGTGGCGGGGAGCCGACCGTACTCGATCTCGCCGGCGTTCCGGAGGCAGCCGCGGCTGCAGTCGTCAGGGCGGTCGCTCGCGGGCTCTACGACGCCCGGATCGACGGCGACCTCGATCGGCTCCCGTGGCTCCTCGTCGACGAGGCGCACGCTTTCTTCGGCGGCGTCGCTGATCCCGCGCTCCGAACGCTCCTGACCCGTGGTCGCGCACCCGGCGTCTCGCTGGTCTGTGCGACGCAGCGACCCGGTGCGCTGCCGAGCGTCGCCGTCTCGCAGTCGGACCTGCTCGTCGCCCACCGGCTCACCGCCGAGCGCGACCTCGACCGGCTCGCCGAGGCGGAGGCGACCTACCTCGCCGGCGACCTCGCTTCCCGGCTCCCGACTGAAACCGGCGAGGCGCTCGTCGTCGACGACGCGACGGAGACGGCTCACACAGTTCGGATCCGAGAGCGACGGACTCCACACGGTGGCGGAAGTCCCAGCGCAAGCGGGACCGCCGCCGCGAAGTCCGAAGACCCAAGATAA
- a CDS encoding DUF7382 domain-containing protein: MPHSKRDERTANDRSFCSDRRAIEGLPVRLVIALVVGVASLSVMMGMIGDIDGLAATELDAQPQPEVTTPGEQSLDVAVLDPDGSRVADATVIVRSGSAQIDGVATGTTGSDGTATVDVDPELGPNQPDGTLTVEVKPPAEGDYVDERRNTEVLVVAE; this comes from the coding sequence ATGCCTCACTCGAAGCGGGACGAACGCACCGCGAACGACCGATCTTTTTGCTCGGACCGTCGGGCCATCGAGGGCCTACCGGTCAGGCTGGTTATCGCGCTCGTCGTCGGCGTCGCGAGCCTCAGCGTAATGATGGGGATGATCGGCGACATCGATGGGCTGGCCGCGACAGAGCTCGACGCGCAGCCGCAGCCGGAGGTGACGACCCCGGGCGAGCAGTCGCTCGACGTCGCCGTCCTCGATCCGGACGGCTCTCGCGTCGCGGACGCGACGGTGATCGTCCGGAGCGGGTCGGCACAGATCGACGGTGTCGCCACCGGAACAACTGGATCCGACGGAACCGCGACTGTCGATGTCGACCCGGAGCTCGGACCGAACCAGCCGGACGGAACCCTCACTGTGGAGGTAAAACCGCCGGCGGAGGGCGACTACGTCGACGAGCGAAGGAACACGGAGGTGCTGGTGGTCGCGGAGTGA
- a CDS encoding protein-L-isoaspartate O-methyltransferase family protein, translating to MDEASLRADMIEGLEHQIGETLDEPVLTALQRVSRDPFVDDGATAAGGETGRGGGSGGNGDRSLTLATVVRLISALDADAGDEVLVVGAGVGYSVALLAEIAGARHIHAIDIDREAVAIARSNLSTAGYDAVLVDRRDGVNGLPEYAPYDRILLEASVVKPPRALREQLAEGGRIVYPRGTAVQTIAAIEPDSGGDSADDGDDAPTGFRTTETAGPTRLQPMLVDGEQRGVERNRTRREDAERAEQGHFARHGWEQDWIDWDDRI from the coding sequence ATGGACGAGGCGTCGCTTCGGGCCGACATGATCGAGGGGCTCGAACACCAGATCGGCGAGACGCTGGATGAGCCCGTACTGACGGCGCTTCAGCGCGTCTCCCGGGACCCGTTCGTCGACGACGGGGCGACTGCGGCCGGGGGCGAGACCGGCCGAGGTGGCGGGAGCGGTGGGAACGGAGACCGGTCGCTCACGCTGGCGACGGTGGTCCGACTGATATCCGCACTCGACGCCGACGCGGGCGACGAGGTGCTCGTCGTGGGCGCGGGCGTCGGCTACTCGGTCGCGCTGCTCGCCGAGATAGCGGGTGCAAGACACATTCACGCGATCGATATCGACCGAGAGGCGGTGGCGATCGCCCGATCGAACCTCTCGACAGCCGGATACGACGCCGTCCTCGTCGACCGACGTGACGGAGTGAACGGGCTTCCCGAGTACGCCCCGTACGACCGAATCCTTCTCGAAGCGAGCGTCGTCAAGCCGCCGCGGGCACTCCGCGAGCAGCTGGCCGAGGGGGGTCGGATCGTCTACCCCCGCGGGACGGCAGTCCAGACGATCGCCGCGATCGAACCCGACTCAGGGGGAGACTCGGCGGACGACGGTGACGACGCTCCGACCGGGTTCCGGACGACCGAGACGGCCGGTCCGACGCGGCTCCAGCCAATGCTCGTCGACGGCGAGCAGCGCGGCGTCGAGCGGAACCGCACGCGCCGCGAAGACGCCGAGCGCGCCGAGCAAGGGCACTTCGCACGTCACGGCTGGGAGCAAGACTGGATCGACTGGGACGACCGGATTTGA
- a CDS encoding protein-L-isoaspartate(D-aspartate) O-methyltransferase — protein sequence MDDADHAAARRELVDGLRRRSDIDERTLAAIESVPRHAFVPERHRSRAYADRPLPIGHDQTVSAPHMVALMTDLLDIEPGDRVFEVGTGCGYHAAVVAEIVGPGNVYSVEYVPELAESARKRLRQLGYDVTVWAGDGQIAFRDEAPFDVAYLTCAPADGVPDSIVDRVQTGGRVVAPVGRVGAQRLVRLTVKEEGVEREDHGGVRFVPMR from the coding sequence ATGGACGACGCCGACCACGCCGCGGCCCGCCGCGAGCTTGTCGACGGACTCCGCCGCCGGAGCGATATCGACGAGCGAACGCTCGCGGCGATCGAGTCGGTCCCGCGACACGCGTTCGTCCCGGAGCGCCACCGGTCGCGTGCCTACGCGGATCGGCCGCTCCCGATCGGCCACGATCAGACGGTCAGCGCGCCACACATGGTCGCGCTCATGACCGATCTGCTCGACATCGAACCCGGCGACAGGGTGTTCGAGGTCGGCACAGGGTGCGGCTACCACGCCGCGGTCGTGGCCGAGATCGTCGGCCCGGGAAACGTCTACAGCGTTGAGTACGTTCCAGAACTAGCCGAGTCGGCCCGCAAGCGGCTCCGGCAGCTCGGATACGACGTGACCGTCTGGGCCGGCGACGGGCAGATTGCCTTCCGAGACGAGGCGCCCTTCGACGTTGCATACTTGACCTGCGCACCGGCAGACGGCGTCCCCGACTCGATCGTCGACCGCGTACAGACTGGCGGCCGGGTTGTCGCGCCAGTCGGCCGTGTCGGCGCACAGCGGCTCGTCCGACTGACGGTCAAAGAGGAGGGCGTCGAGCGCGAGGACCACGGCGGGGTCCGGTTCGTTCCGATGCGGTGA
- a CDS encoding Hsp20/alpha crystallin family protein: MNRNSPFDEIEQFLGRAPFGGDRTWGRDLRATDIDVAEYDDEFVVMADLPGYDREDIDVRATEGRLTITAEHDAASEDADRRYLRRERRHESVTRSVDLPGPVVDEDASATYRHGVLTITLPKAADETDDGHRIDVA, from the coding sequence ATGAACAGAAACAGCCCCTTCGACGAGATCGAGCAGTTCCTCGGCCGCGCCCCCTTCGGCGGCGACCGCACGTGGGGGCGTGACCTCCGGGCCACCGACATCGATGTGGCCGAGTACGACGACGAGTTCGTGGTCATGGCCGACCTCCCGGGATACGACCGCGAAGACATCGACGTGCGGGCGACGGAGGGGCGGCTTACGATTACCGCCGAGCACGATGCGGCGAGCGAGGACGCGGACCGACGGTATCTCCGGCGCGAGCGGCGCCACGAGTCGGTCACTCGGTCCGTCGACCTTCCGGGACCCGTCGTCGACGAGGACGCGAGCGCGACGTACCGCCACGGCGTCCTCACGATCACGCTCCCGAAGGCTGCCGACGAGACGGACGACGGCCACCGGATCGACGTGGCGTAA
- a CDS encoding Hsp20/alpha crystallin family protein: MTRRDRFTEIEDLIERMGREFEELGGTLDAPGPGVPGFPDTREIAVDVIEDDETITVLADLPGFDADGIEVELHDETLSITATHDETRDTEVTVDEDDATADDAVEGDAAEGADTGGDDSSEAGGGDDVRYHRRERRRRAVSRRIPIPEPVDRDGATASYDDGVLTVTLPKRSSDDAGHNIDVS; the protein is encoded by the coding sequence ATGACACGCCGCGATCGATTTACCGAGATAGAAGACCTGATCGAACGGATGGGACGGGAGTTCGAGGAGCTCGGCGGCACGCTCGACGCGCCGGGGCCCGGGGTCCCCGGCTTCCCGGACACCCGCGAGATCGCCGTCGATGTCATCGAGGACGACGAGACGATCACTGTGCTCGCCGACCTCCCTGGCTTCGACGCCGACGGAATCGAGGTGGAACTCCACGACGAGACTCTCTCGATCACGGCCACCCACGACGAGACGCGGGACACGGAGGTGACCGTCGACGAGGACGACGCCACTGCGGACGACGCAGTTGAGGGCGACGCGGCCGAGGGTGCCGACACGGGCGGCGACGACAGCTCCGAGGCCGGGGGCGGCGACGACGTTCGCTACCACCGTCGCGAGCGCCGTCGCCGCGCGGTGTCGCGTCGGATTCCGATCCCCGAGCCCGTCGACCGCGACGGCGCGACCGCCTCGTACGACGACGGTGTACTCACCGTCACCCTTCCCAAGCGGTCGTCGGACGATGCCGGCCACAACATCGACGTGTCGTGA
- a CDS encoding stage II sporulation protein M: MDLSSAVSAAASTLRRRPADLLPFYLLGTAVPVIARMGLFVALAGTYLHYELTGQLDDARRALTELDLTPPDTQDPEAVQAWVETVAPALEPLASPTAVLLLTVVTAATLLLALLTYAAVSAGQMSAVAGRVRGRRGLTAGIAGVRGRWLTFLGLYVTEVLLWVGVSLLGGLAIGGAFLVNPFLGAAVALVALLVGLTVLLLVRAVFAFAPAAVVVDETGVVGAVEGAGGFIRSNPVDALAYVVVAVGVLVAISSAASALAFLGGGAVVALASAVVAAPALDLLKTVLYGDHRDAVAPVEPVDARLRDQFVGGIRRGWREMTGFVRRTPGLHAIAILVGVGFGVIGWLAVDPLVGAVTTSIESRLIGHLPPTAALNFFGNNWSVAIATSFGGVAFVIPALSSIAFNGLALGATAALEENLVALLAFVAPHGILEIPALFISGALGIHLGIVSWRAFRGRLSREAFADALENAFWVLMGVGVLIAVAACIEGFVSPYYWQPFL; encoded by the coding sequence ATGGACCTGTCATCCGCCGTCTCCGCCGCCGCGTCGACCCTCCGACGGCGCCCCGCCGACCTGCTTCCGTTTTACCTCCTCGGCACGGCGGTCCCCGTCATCGCCCGGATGGGCCTCTTCGTCGCGCTCGCCGGGACGTACCTCCACTACGAGCTGACCGGTCAGCTCGACGACGCGCGTCGAGCGCTTACCGAACTGGACCTGACGCCGCCTGACACGCAGGACCCCGAGGCGGTTCAGGCGTGGGTCGAGACCGTCGCCCCGGCGCTTGAACCCCTCGCGTCGCCGACCGCGGTCCTGCTTCTGACCGTCGTCACGGCCGCGACGCTCCTCTTGGCGCTCCTGACGTACGCCGCGGTCTCCGCCGGACAGATGTCGGCGGTCGCCGGCCGGGTCCGCGGCCGCCGCGGGCTCACCGCCGGAATCGCCGGCGTACGGGGACGTTGGCTCACGTTCCTCGGCCTCTACGTCACCGAGGTTCTGCTGTGGGTCGGAGTGTCACTGCTCGGCGGGCTCGCGATCGGCGGCGCATTCCTCGTCAACCCCTTCCTCGGGGCCGCGGTCGCGCTCGTCGCGTTGCTCGTCGGGCTAACTGTCCTGCTCCTCGTCCGCGCGGTGTTCGCGTTCGCGCCGGCCGCAGTCGTCGTCGACGAGACGGGTGTGGTCGGCGCCGTCGAGGGCGCTGGCGGGTTCATCCGGTCGAACCCTGTCGACGCCCTCGCGTACGTCGTCGTCGCCGTCGGCGTGCTCGTGGCGATCTCCTCGGCTGCGTCCGCGCTCGCGTTTCTCGGGGGCGGGGCCGTCGTCGCGCTCGCCAGCGCGGTCGTCGCCGCTCCCGCGCTCGACCTGCTCAAGACCGTCCTGTACGGCGACCACCGCGACGCGGTCGCCCCCGTCGAGCCGGTCGACGCCCGCCTCCGCGATCAGTTCGTCGGAGGCATCCGCCGCGGCTGGCGGGAGATGACCGGATTCGTTCGACGAACTCCCGGTTTGCACGCGATCGCGATCCTCGTCGGTGTCGGGTTCGGCGTGATCGGGTGGCTCGCGGTCGACCCCCTCGTTGGCGCGGTCACCACGTCTATCGAGTCGCGGCTTATCGGTCACCTCCCACCGACGGCCGCGCTCAACTTCTTCGGAAACAACTGGTCGGTCGCGATCGCGACCTCGTTCGGCGGCGTCGCGTTCGTGATTCCCGCGCTCTCGTCGATCGCGTTCAACGGGCTTGCGCTCGGCGCCACCGCGGCGCTAGAGGAGAACCTCGTCGCGCTGCTCGCGTTCGTCGCCCCCCACGGAATCCTCGAAATTCCCGCGCTTTTCATCTCCGGAGCGCTGGGTATCCACCTCGGGATCGTCTCGTGGCGGGCGTTCCGCGGTCGTCTGTCCCGCGAGGCGTTCGCCGACGCGCTTGAGAACGCGTTCTGGGTACTGATGGGCGTCGGCGTGCTGATCGCGGTCGCCGCGTGCATCGAAGGGTTCGTCAGCCCGTACTACTGGCAGCCGTTCCTCTAG
- a CDS encoding gamma-glutamylcyclotransferase family protein, producing MDVFVYGTLTEPERVAEVLDSYVYVGPATLFGLHLVEGRYPTLAPGGETGGRLLRTEELDALDEYERVETGLYRQVTIPLDAPGGHPDEAAVYVGDPDRLGADAVWSEEGIGGEGNDGDRNDGDRNDGDRNDGDSDERDDGDPGFAERVDQYLEQEAVRVRLTI from the coding sequence ATGGACGTGTTCGTGTACGGAACGTTGACCGAACCGGAACGGGTCGCCGAGGTGCTCGACTCGTACGTGTACGTTGGGCCGGCAACGTTGTTCGGGCTCCATCTCGTCGAGGGACGGTACCCGACGCTCGCGCCGGGCGGTGAGACGGGCGGGCGGCTCCTCCGGACCGAGGAGCTGGACGCCCTCGACGAGTACGAGCGTGTCGAGACGGGATTGTACCGACAAGTGACAATCCCGCTCGACGCGCCCGGCGGCCACCCGGACGAGGCGGCGGTGTACGTCGGGGATCCCGACCGACTCGGCGCGGACGCGGTGTGGTCGGAAGAGGGTATCGGCGGCGAGGGGAACGACGGCGACAGGAACGACGGCGACAGGAACGACGGCGACAGGAACGACGGCGATAGTGACGAGAGAGACGACGGCGATCCCGGGTTCGCTGAGCGGGTCGACCAGTACCTCGAACAGGAAGCGGTTCGGGTGCGGTTAACCATCTGA